The window CGCCTTTTTGCAGCCATAACACTTTTGCTTTAACGTCTACGGCTTCCCGTGCGACGCCAACGGCAGCATCGGCATTACGGAACACATCTACCATATCTATAGGTTGGGGAATATCGCTCAGCTTTTCATATACTTTTTGCCCTAATAATGTTTGACCCGATAGTTTAGGACTAACCGGAATCACGGTGTACCCCTGCTCTAATAGATATGCCATCACTTCATAACTTGGGCGATTTTGTTTATCACTTGCTCCGACCAATGCGATCGTGTTAACACGCCGTAATATTTCAGCAATTTCTTGACTATCCATCAAAATATCTCCCAAAATCAGTAAACTATTAACTCACAATATGATATACCTTGTCCTGCGTGATCACTCAATTTCTCTATTATAGGCCATCACGCTAAGGTTGCTGGCAATACGGGAAAACGTATTTATTCCACTTTAACCATTTGTTATAAAATAATAAATTGATTTCCCTAATTATTTCCATAACAACCAGCCACAACAGGTAAATAAGCATTATTAATGCTCTTAGCGTGATATCACGCGACTTTTAAGGGAACATCATGGAATCAACAACTCGTAGAATAAAAACCCCGAAAAATATAGCACTGGTTGCCCATGACCACTGCAAATCCTCGCTATTAGCATGGGCGACAAAAAATAGTGAGCAGCTAAAGCCTCATAAACTGTTTGGGACAGGAACGACAGCCAGTCTAATTAGTCACCATACTGGTCTTAATGTCACCGGTATGCTGAGTGGCCCGATGGGAGGTGACCAACAAATTGGCGCAATGATCGCTGAACAAAAGATCGATGTGATGATATTTTTCTGGGATCCACTCAATGCGGTTCCTCATGATCCCGATGTTAAAGCCCTATTACGCTTAGCAACAGTCTGGAATATCCCCGTTGCGACCAACCCCGCAACAGCAGACTTTATCATTACCTCACCATACTTTGATGGTGAAATTGATGTCGTTATTCCTGATTATCAACGATACTTGCAAGAGCGCACCAAATAACGAATCAGTGCCGGATAGTTCATGTCCGGCACCTATCATCCATTATGGTTTTTTCTGTTTAGGAACACCTAACTGTTTTAAGATATCCACAAACTCTGAAGGCTCATCAGGATGGTAAAGTAGCCATACCTGCTGTTTAGCACGCGTCATTGCAACATATAATAATCGTCGCTCTTCCGCATACTCGAACTCTTCGTGTTTCGGTAGCAAAACCTGTTCCATAATAGATTCTCTCGCCACCGCTGGAAAACTATCTTTCCCACTATTAAGCCCACAAATAATGACATGGTCCGCTTGTTTGCCTTTTGAAGCATGAATAGTCATAAACTCGATATTCAACTTCGGCCAGCGTGTTTTAGCTTTATTTAAAATTTCGGGTCTTAAGTAATGGTAACGTGCTAAACACAAAATAGTTTCATTATCTGTAACGTAGCCACTCATTTTGTCTAATAAACGCTCTAGTGCATTTTCATCGAGCAAAATGACCGATTTCTTACTGCCTTTCACTAAGCTATTGAGCGGTTTATCGAGTTGAGTCGGATTTTGTAATATGAAGCGATTAGCTATTTCGCCAATACGTTCATTAAATCGATAAGTTGTATCTAAAGCGCATAGCGCTCCTTGCCCAAAATTTTGTTCAAAAGATGTTGTGAGATCTAATTCTGCACCACTAAAACGATAAATCGCTTGCCAATCATCACCAACTGCAAAGAGTGAGGTCTGCTTATTTTGCTGACGTAATGCTTGTAACAACTTTGCTCTTAATGGTGAGATATCTTGGAACTCATCAACTAAAATATGCTTCCAAGGACTGATAAAACGCCCTTTCTCCAATAAATTAATTGCTTGGTGAATGAGTCCCGAAAAATCAATAGCCCCTTCTTCTTTTAACGCACTCTTCCATGCTTTTAAAAGAGGCGACATGAGACGAATACGTTTTTGAAATAGGCTTTGTTGCTGTTCATCTGCGGCCTCGATCATCTCTTTTTGGCTGCCACCATGCATACGCATTAAGCTTAACCAACGATCTAACCGAGTAACGACCCGTTTACTGATTTTTTCATCTTGCCAAAACTCACCTTCAGGAACATCCCACTGTAATTCATCGGTTAACCACTCACGCCACCCCTTGGCTTGTGCTTTTTTACTACTACACTGTTCGCGCCATTCATTAAGTAATAATTCACTGCGTTTTTGTGAATTTATTTCTAATTCACTGATAACTGGTGATTTGTTACTACCTTCACGAATAATCTGTAGCGCTAATGCATGAAAGGTTTTTGCCTCAATATCCTCTTGTTGCAAGCGCTCATGAATGCGCTCATTCATTTCTTGAGCCGCTTTACGCCCAAAAGCCAATAATAAGATTTGCTCAGGCTTAGCGAGCCCTCTTAAAAGCAACCAACCTGCTCTGGCAACAAGTACCGATGTTTTTCCGCTCCCCGCACCAGCCAGCACCAAAATATTTTCTTCGCCATTAATCACTGCCAGAGATTGGCTGGGGTTCAGTGGTGATGTTTCAACATGTTGAAAAAAGTCACCATAGCGTGACAATATTGATTCACTCCATTGTTGATTAATATGCTGTCGACAGCGTTCGCCATCTTCTAGCCACTGTAAGCAATAACGATAAGCGGCAGCACAGTTTTCAAATTGGCTAACACGAGCCAATGGCAAAGGGAGAGACGAAAATTTTTCGCTAATTTTTTTCCGAAAGGACGCTAACTCACGTAAGTTGAGCCAACTATCTTGTTGAGTTTGTTGCTGAATAGATTTTGCGAGTGAAGTCAGGACTTCAGCACTGATTTCACTCATTTCTAGGCTCCATTGCTGCCACTTATCATTTAAATAATGATAAAAGCGTTGAGTTTGCTTCCATTCAGTACCATGTAAACGTACGACTTGCTCATCAGAGAGTTCAAACTCTAGCTCTCCCCAGACAATGCCTCTTTTACAATGAATATCAATTAACTGATTAAAAGGTATAAGGTATTGATGTTTTTCCCCACTCACCTCAATGCCAGCATTCAATAAGCGAACCCGATTATAGGGATGCTGAGCCAGGCGCTGCCCAATCTGTGTTGATTTCAGTTCCATACATCCTGCACCTGAGTTGTTCAATTATGAAAATAACGGTAGCTTGATTCCAAACAGTTTTTTATTACTCATAAACACGCTATCCTATATAGACTCTACATAATTCGAGTTGTATCTAGAAAATGTTCAACAATGTGTTGAAAAGAAAACTAGATTATATAGGCACTTAAATTTGCAGGTTGAAAACACATCAACAACTAAGCAACTTGAAATATGACGAGTATAGACTAGGGAATGTTTGCCTTTGAGGTACTTTGTGTTAACGCTGCTTACCAGTTATCGTCGTGTTTTATATAACAGCCATATTTTATATTATATCCGAATCTTAATCGCCCTGACAGGGACGACTCTCATTCCTTGGTTATTAAACCAAGAGCCCAAAGTCACAATTCCCTTAACCTTAGGCATGGTTGCGGCGGCTCTGACGGATCTCGATGATAGATTAACTGGCCGCTTAAAAAACTTAGTTATCACACTATGTTGCTTTTTTATCGCATCCGTCTCTATTGAATTATTATTCCCACATCCAATACTTTTCTTCTTTGGTCTGGCAATTTCAACCTGTGGATTCATTCTATTGGGCGCATTAGGTCAACGCTATGCTACGATTGCTTTTGGTGCGCTATTAATTGCCATCTATACCATGCTGGGTGTGCCTATTTTTGATACATGGTATCAACAACCTGCTTTGCTACTCATTGGTGCTATTTGGTATAACGTCTTGACCTTAATCGGCCATATTCTATTTCCAGTTAGGCCGTTGCAAGATGCCATTACGCAATGTTATCAGCAATTAGCGGCTTATCTTGATGCTAAAGCTAACCTATTCGACCCCGATTTGGAAGATGACTACCCGCAGTCAGTCTACGAGCTAGCACTCGTTAATAGCACATTAGTCAGTACGATGAATCAAGCAAAAATAGCGCTTCTTAGCCGACTAAAAGGTGATCGCGGACAAAAAGGCACCCGTACGACGTTGCAATATTATTTTGTGGCGCAAGATATCCATGAACGTGCCAGCTCATCACACATTCAATACCAACAACTGAGTCGCACCCTGCGCCACAGCGATATATTATTCCGTTTTCAACGTTTACTGAGTATGCAAGCAAGAGCTTGCCAGCAAGTCGCTCAATCAGTCCTATGGCGTAAACAATATCAACATAATCCACGCTTTGAAGGTACTTTCACTTACCTTGAAAACTCACTGCAATTACTTAAGCAACGCTCCCCAGCGATTCATGAAATAAAAGCGTTGTATAACTTACTCAAAAACTTGAAAGGTATTGACGTGCAATTGCGTGGGCTTAGCCTTGAACAGAATTCACGGCAACACCACAATAAACAAATTGAACAATTATCAGATGAGTCCCCTTCAGGTCTCAGTGATATTATTGCCCGCTTTAAACATCATTTAACGCCTAAGTCTGCACTTTTCCGCCATGCCGTTAGAATGTCACTCTTACTCTGTACAGGCTATCTCATTATCCAGTTATTTGATTTAGAAAGAGGATATTGGATTTTATTAACCAGTTTATTTGTTTGCCAACCTAACTATAGTGCAACCAAACGACGACTCGCACTACGGATAATCGGTACCCTCATCGGGATACTCGTTGGGTTACCTTTATTAAATTTTGTGCCTTCAATGGAAGGACAGCTGACCTTAATCGTTATTTCTGGTTTGCTATTTTTTGTTTTCCGTAGCAGCCAATATGCTCAAGCAACCCTATTTATTACCTTGCTTGTTCTCTTTTGTTTTAACCTATTAGGAGAAGGATTTGAGGTTGCTCTTCCTCGGGTCATTGATACTTTAATCGGTTGTTTTATTGCCTTTCTTGCAGTGAGCTTTATATGGCCTGATTGGAAATTTCGCCAATTACCTCAAGTGGTACAAAAAACCATGGACAGCAATTGCCGTTATTTAGATGCGATTTTGCAACAGTACTATCAAGGTAAAGATAATAGCCTTGAATACCGAGTAGCACGGCGAGATGCCCATAATAATGATGCAGAATTTGCTTCTATTGTTTCGAATATGGCATCAGACCCGAAGTCCTATCAAGTCACCCAAGAACAGGCATTTAGGCTTCTATGCCTTAACCATACATTGCTGAGCTATATTTCCGCCCTTGGTGCACATCGAGAGCAGATGCAAAATAAGGATAACCTCACGATTTTAAGTGATGCTATTTGCTATGTAGAAACCTCATTGCAAATCCTGACGTTGGACGCTCAAGCCGAAGAGAAATCAGAACAGTTACGAGAAAGTATTACGCGTCGCATTGATAGCATATCCGTCAGTGATGATGAAAAAACAGTACTGATTATGGAACAAGCAAGATTATTACTGGAGCTTATTCCTGAAATCAAGGCTATGATCATACAAATTAATACGTCAGCAAATCATTATGTACACGAGCAAAATTAAGTCAGTTAGCCGATAAATAAAACAGATGAGCGGGTGTCAAAATGTGGCGAAACAGTGACATCCCCTCTCATCGTTTATCTCACCTTAATTAGCCCTACCCCACACTGTTATACCAATTGATCAATTCTTGTTTCATTTGTAATGGTAAAACAGCACTATGATAGCCTTCTATTGCCCCCGCTAATCCAATCAGTAATTTAATACTAGGAGAAAATCGCCCCAACTGT of the Providencia stuartii genome contains:
- a CDS encoding CoA-binding protein, coding for MDSQEIAEILRRVNTIALVGASDKQNRPSYEVMAYLLEQGYTVIPVSPKLSGQTLLGQKVYEKLSDIPQPIDMVDVFRNADAAVGVAREAVDVKAKVLWLQKGVISEEAQQIALSAGMKFVMDKCPKQEIPALGLEK
- a CDS encoding methylglyoxal synthase; the encoded protein is MESTTRRIKTPKNIALVAHDHCKSSLLAWATKNSEQLKPHKLFGTGTTASLISHHTGLNVTGMLSGPMGGDQQIGAMIAEQKIDVMIFFWDPLNAVPHDPDVKALLRLATVWNIPVATNPATADFIITSPYFDGEIDVVIPDYQRYLQERTK
- the helD gene encoding DNA helicase IV; amino-acid sequence: MELKSTQIGQRLAQHPYNRVRLLNAGIEVSGEKHQYLIPFNQLIDIHCKRGIVWGELEFELSDEQVVRLHGTEWKQTQRFYHYLNDKWQQWSLEMSEISAEVLTSLAKSIQQQTQQDSWLNLRELASFRKKISEKFSSLPLPLARVSQFENCAAAYRYCLQWLEDGERCRQHINQQWSESILSRYGDFFQHVETSPLNPSQSLAVINGEENILVLAGAGSGKTSVLVARAGWLLLRGLAKPEQILLLAFGRKAAQEMNERIHERLQQEDIEAKTFHALALQIIREGSNKSPVISELEINSQKRSELLLNEWREQCSSKKAQAKGWREWLTDELQWDVPEGEFWQDEKISKRVVTRLDRWLSLMRMHGGSQKEMIEAADEQQQSLFQKRIRLMSPLLKAWKSALKEEGAIDFSGLIHQAINLLEKGRFISPWKHILVDEFQDISPLRAKLLQALRQQNKQTSLFAVGDDWQAIYRFSGAELDLTTSFEQNFGQGALCALDTTYRFNERIGEIANRFILQNPTQLDKPLNSLVKGSKKSVILLDENALERLLDKMSGYVTDNETILCLARYHYLRPEILNKAKTRWPKLNIEFMTIHASKGKQADHVIICGLNSGKDSFPAVARESIMEQVLLPKHEEFEYAEERRLLYVAMTRAKQQVWLLYHPDEPSEFVDILKQLGVPKQKKP
- the yccS gene encoding YccS family putative transporter codes for the protein MLTLLTSYRRVLYNSHILYYIRILIALTGTTLIPWLLNQEPKVTIPLTLGMVAAALTDLDDRLTGRLKNLVITLCCFFIASVSIELLFPHPILFFFGLAISTCGFILLGALGQRYATIAFGALLIAIYTMLGVPIFDTWYQQPALLLIGAIWYNVLTLIGHILFPVRPLQDAITQCYQQLAAYLDAKANLFDPDLEDDYPQSVYELALVNSTLVSTMNQAKIALLSRLKGDRGQKGTRTTLQYYFVAQDIHERASSSHIQYQQLSRTLRHSDILFRFQRLLSMQARACQQVAQSVLWRKQYQHNPRFEGTFTYLENSLQLLKQRSPAIHEIKALYNLLKNLKGIDVQLRGLSLEQNSRQHHNKQIEQLSDESPSGLSDIIARFKHHLTPKSALFRHAVRMSLLLCTGYLIIQLFDLERGYWILLTSLFVCQPNYSATKRRLALRIIGTLIGILVGLPLLNFVPSMEGQLTLIVISGLLFFVFRSSQYAQATLFITLLVLFCFNLLGEGFEVALPRVIDTLIGCFIAFLAVSFIWPDWKFRQLPQVVQKTMDSNCRYLDAILQQYYQGKDNSLEYRVARRDAHNNDAEFASIVSNMASDPKSYQVTQEQAFRLLCLNHTLLSYISALGAHREQMQNKDNLTILSDAICYVETSLQILTLDAQAEEKSEQLRESITRRIDSISVSDDEKTVLIMEQARLLLELIPEIKAMIIQINTSANHYVHEQN